The following proteins come from a genomic window of Corynebacterium crudilactis:
- a CDS encoding YibE/F family protein, which produces MGKHATASTTSKRSPWRVGLLTFLVSSVIVTLVGMVMLWPNSDDVVLADNFSQTFAGNHEQVDGTITLVDGAACNSPDTGRAFSGSPTIPLESATLECVRALVDITSGINEGQKTQLITYAQPGEPEFAEGDKIRMVETPDANGGIIYTFADFQRGIALVVWGIVLILAMGTFAAWRGVRALFGLVITLGIVGIFLLPGLASGHDAMWLALICGATILLIVVPMVHGLNWKSAAALAGTLVALVLSAVLSWAAIVTTNLRGLGDENHLKIINYLPEVSISGLLLASFIIGTLGVLNDVTISQASTINELAEIDDDATPWRLFTGAMSVGRDHISSMIYTLVLGYTGAALPLLLLLSLAERPLIQTLTSDVMAGELLRSGVGALTLTLAVPITTLIAAWTVPGDEPAPRDDSKPRLVHRH; this is translated from the coding sequence GTGGGAAAACACGCCACTGCATCAACGACATCAAAAAGGTCTCCCTGGAGAGTTGGGTTACTGACATTTTTGGTCTCTTCTGTCATCGTCACGCTTGTGGGCATGGTGATGCTCTGGCCAAATTCAGACGATGTTGTCTTGGCAGATAACTTTTCGCAGACCTTTGCAGGCAATCATGAGCAGGTAGATGGCACCATCACACTTGTGGATGGCGCAGCCTGTAATTCTCCCGATACTGGACGCGCTTTTAGTGGCAGCCCCACCATCCCCTTAGAGTCTGCCACTTTAGAGTGTGTGCGCGCACTTGTTGATATCACCTCCGGCATCAATGAGGGGCAGAAAACCCAGCTGATTACTTATGCGCAGCCTGGTGAACCGGAGTTTGCTGAAGGCGATAAGATCCGCATGGTGGAAACTCCCGATGCTAACGGCGGCATCATCTACACTTTTGCTGATTTTCAGCGTGGCATTGCTTTAGTGGTGTGGGGCATCGTTCTCATCTTGGCCATGGGAACTTTTGCTGCATGGCGAGGTGTGCGCGCCCTATTCGGCCTGGTGATCACCTTAGGAATCGTGGGAATTTTCCTTCTCCCTGGACTTGCCAGTGGTCATGATGCCATGTGGTTGGCGCTGATTTGTGGAGCCACCATCCTGTTGATTGTGGTGCCGATGGTGCACGGGCTCAATTGGAAATCTGCCGCTGCTTTGGCCGGAACATTGGTGGCATTGGTGCTGTCTGCAGTGCTGTCGTGGGCTGCGATTGTGACCACGAATTTGCGCGGGCTCGGCGATGAAAACCACCTCAAGATTATTAATTATCTGCCCGAGGTGTCCATCTCTGGGTTGTTGTTGGCCTCATTTATTATCGGCACCTTGGGTGTGCTCAATGATGTGACGATCTCCCAAGCATCCACAATTAATGAGCTCGCTGAAATCGATGATGACGCCACCCCGTGGCGACTTTTCACCGGCGCAATGTCTGTGGGCCGCGACCATATTTCTTCTATGATCTACACCCTTGTGCTGGGATATACCGGCGCTGCACTACCGCTTTTGCTGCTGTTATCGCTAGCCGAGCGTCCACTCATTCAGACGCTGACCAGTGATGTTATGGCTGGTGAGCTGTTGCGCTCAGGAGTCGGAGCCCTTACGTTGACGCTGGCTGTCCCAATCACAACACTCATTGCCGCCTGGACGGTGCCTGGCGATGAGCCTGCTCCACGAGATGACAGCAAGCCCCGCCTGGTCCACCGCCACTAA
- a CDS encoding UDP-glucose dehydrogenase family protein yields the protein MRMTVIGTGYLGATHAACMAELGHEVLGVDVDEAKIASLKDSKVPFFEPGLPEVLERNLENGRLNFTTDYTEVAGFAQVHFLGVGTPQQKGSFAADLTYVRQVVEDLVPLLEGNHIIFGKSTVPVGTAEQLQELADSLVQPGSHVEIAWNPEFLREGFAVKDTITPDRIVVGVRAGSDAADVAREVYATALAADTPFLVTDLATAELVKVSANAFLATKISFINAVAEICEQTGADVVALADAIGHDDRIGRKFLGAGLGFGGGCLPKDIRAFMARAGELGADQALTFLREVDSINMRRRDRTVQLAKEMCGGSLLGKRITVLGAAFKPNSDDVRDSPALSVAGSLSLQGAAVSVYDPEAMDNARRVFPTLSYAASTKEALIDAHLVVLATEWQEFRDLDPEVAGGVVEKRAIIDGRNVLDVAKWKSAGWEMQALGRNL from the coding sequence ATGCGGATGACAGTGATTGGTACGGGATACCTTGGCGCAACACACGCAGCCTGCATGGCTGAGCTTGGCCATGAGGTACTTGGTGTCGATGTTGATGAGGCAAAAATTGCGTCATTAAAAGACAGTAAAGTGCCATTTTTTGAGCCCGGTCTGCCGGAGGTTTTGGAACGTAACCTGGAAAATGGTCGTCTGAATTTCACCACTGATTACACCGAGGTAGCAGGTTTTGCTCAGGTGCATTTCTTGGGTGTGGGTACGCCGCAGCAGAAGGGTTCTTTTGCTGCGGATTTGACCTATGTTCGTCAGGTTGTGGAAGATTTGGTGCCATTGCTTGAGGGCAACCACATCATTTTCGGCAAGTCCACAGTTCCGGTTGGTACTGCTGAGCAGCTGCAGGAGTTGGCGGATTCTTTGGTGCAGCCGGGATCTCATGTGGAGATCGCGTGGAACCCAGAGTTTTTGCGCGAGGGTTTTGCAGTGAAAGATACGATCACTCCAGACCGCATCGTGGTCGGAGTGCGTGCAGGATCTGACGCGGCAGATGTGGCGCGCGAGGTTTATGCCACAGCACTTGCTGCGGACACTCCGTTTTTGGTCACGGATTTGGCTACTGCTGAGCTGGTTAAAGTATCGGCTAATGCGTTTTTGGCTACCAAGATTTCTTTCATTAATGCGGTTGCTGAGATTTGTGAGCAAACGGGCGCGGATGTGGTTGCGCTGGCAGATGCCATCGGCCACGATGATCGCATTGGTCGTAAATTCTTAGGCGCAGGCCTGGGCTTCGGCGGTGGTTGCTTGCCTAAGGACATCCGCGCGTTCATGGCTCGCGCCGGTGAATTGGGTGCTGACCAGGCATTGACCTTCTTGCGTGAAGTTGATTCTATTAATATGCGTCGCCGTGATCGTACGGTGCAGCTGGCCAAGGAAATGTGTGGTGGCTCGTTGCTGGGCAAGCGCATCACGGTGTTGGGCGCGGCTTTTAAGCCAAATTCGGACGATGTCCGCGATTCCCCAGCGTTGTCGGTCGCTGGTTCGCTGTCGCTTCAGGGCGCGGCGGTGTCGGTCTATGATCCGGAAGCGATGGACAACGCTCGACGCGTCTTCCCGACGCTAAGCTATGCAGCCAGCACCAAAGAGGCGCTTATCGACGCCCACCTCGTCGTTCTTGCTACGGAATGGCAAGAATTCCGCGACCTTGACCCGGAAGTGGCGGGAGGGGTCGTCGAAAAGCGAGCTATTATTGATGGCCGCAACGTCCTTGATGTGGCCAAGTGGAAGTCTGCTGGCTGGGAAATGCAGGCGCTCGGCCGCAACCTTTAG
- the dcd gene encoding dCTP deaminase, producing the protein MLLSDRDIRKSIDAGDLGIEPFDPELIQPSSVDVRMDRYFRVFNNSKYTHIDPKVNQDELTSLVEVEEGEAFVLHPGEFVLASTLEKFTLPTHLAGRLEGKSSLGRLGLLTHSTAGFIDPGFNGYITLELSNVANLPITLWPGMKVGQLALFQLSSPAETPYGSGKLGSKYQGQRGPTPSKAYLNFPDE; encoded by the coding sequence GTGCTTCTTTCAGATCGTGACATCCGTAAATCAATTGACGCAGGCGACTTGGGAATTGAGCCTTTTGACCCTGAGCTCATTCAACCATCGAGTGTTGATGTCCGCATGGACCGCTACTTTAGAGTTTTCAATAACTCCAAGTACACACACATCGATCCTAAGGTGAACCAAGATGAGCTGACCAGCCTTGTAGAGGTTGAGGAGGGTGAGGCTTTTGTGCTGCACCCTGGTGAGTTTGTGCTGGCTTCGACGCTAGAAAAATTCACCCTGCCTACTCATCTAGCTGGCCGTTTGGAGGGTAAGTCTTCTCTGGGTCGTCTTGGCCTGTTGACTCACTCCACTGCAGGTTTTATTGATCCTGGTTTCAATGGTTATATCACTTTGGAGCTCTCCAACGTGGCTAACTTGCCTATTACTTTGTGGCCTGGAATGAAGGTTGGCCAGTTGGCGCTGTTCCAGTTGAGTTCTCCAGCTGAGACTCCTTATGGTTCGGGCAAGCTTGGTTCTAAGTATCAGGGTCAGCGTGGACCAACCCCGTCGAAGGCGTATTTAAACTTCCCGGATGAGTGA
- a CDS encoding nuclear transport factor 2 family protein: MTDNQLAALEQRIDVLESEAQIRKIQARYMFLCDTPCPVYPPVDDAERIELIVDLYTEDAIWEGVGEYYDGQFGRAEGKDEIRAHFNRFWSVDKEPKLLLNAHYLTSEQVDVDGDEATGLWIHMQPWLFSDGTALLRSSRLNNAFRRENGQWKIIRTRTENVFVAPLPEGFAEAFPHSSVLMK, from the coding sequence ATGACTGACAACCAGCTAGCTGCTTTGGAACAAAGAATTGACGTTCTGGAATCTGAAGCGCAGATTCGTAAGATCCAAGCACGTTATATGTTCTTGTGCGATACTCCATGCCCTGTTTATCCACCCGTAGATGATGCAGAACGGATTGAACTCATCGTGGATCTTTATACCGAGGATGCCATCTGGGAAGGAGTTGGAGAATATTACGATGGCCAGTTTGGGCGTGCTGAAGGAAAAGATGAAATCCGCGCACATTTCAATCGTTTTTGGTCTGTTGATAAAGAACCAAAGCTTCTATTGAATGCGCATTATCTCACCTCTGAACAGGTTGATGTCGATGGCGATGAGGCCACGGGACTTTGGATTCATATGCAGCCTTGGCTTTTTAGTGATGGGACAGCATTACTGAGGTCAAGTCGTCTTAACAATGCTTTCCGTCGTGAAAACGGGCAGTGGAAGATAATACGCACACGAACAGAGAATGTTTTTGTAGCACCGTTACCTGAGGGGTTTGCTGAGGCATTCCCACACAGTTCAGTTCTTATGAAATAA
- a CDS encoding flavin reductase family protein, with protein MTSIVPNTFDPQVFREVMGHYPTGVAVVTGRTEEGEILALVVGTFSSVSLDPPLVSFMPMKTSRTFQKLRTCSTLCISILGGEQQAEMLAVAQRWENKLDGIDWFPSPSGDPVLRNAIAWIDTTIAEVVEAGDHWIVLCAVTDLQITNSVPPLLFFQGGYGSFAGLESGSRMSHEILPAIHAAHNANNELRDLADSIGCEVSVFAAVSDDELATVFSALSAGATREGGLASRFPLVPPIGDSYLFDKSPELQERWMNKLRKPSDEIREMHQRRLEFIREHGYLPAFLPEEGSRAYEQMIQATREYKKAALTPQEERSIRETIGSTPVDYEPREIIDAETYDVGSIVFPVRDPSGEYTMTLRLAQLPMSVGGATIMDWVERTRMVIAEIERSEVLAE; from the coding sequence ATGACTTCAATCGTTCCGAACACATTTGATCCACAAGTTTTTCGTGAAGTAATGGGGCATTATCCCACCGGGGTAGCAGTTGTTACCGGGCGTACTGAAGAGGGCGAGATTCTTGCTTTAGTTGTGGGTACTTTTTCTTCAGTATCATTGGATCCGCCATTGGTGTCTTTCATGCCGATGAAGACATCTCGGACTTTTCAGAAGCTAAGAACTTGTTCCACTTTGTGCATCAGTATTCTCGGTGGTGAACAGCAAGCTGAAATGCTAGCAGTCGCTCAGCGTTGGGAAAATAAGTTAGATGGTATTGATTGGTTCCCTTCACCTTCAGGGGATCCTGTACTTCGAAATGCCATTGCTTGGATAGACACGACAATCGCTGAGGTAGTTGAAGCTGGCGATCACTGGATTGTCTTGTGCGCTGTGACTGATCTGCAAATTACAAATTCTGTTCCGCCTCTTCTCTTTTTTCAAGGTGGTTATGGAAGCTTCGCTGGACTGGAATCAGGATCTCGCATGAGTCATGAGATTTTGCCAGCGATTCATGCAGCTCACAATGCTAATAATGAGCTCAGAGATTTGGCTGACTCGATTGGCTGCGAAGTTTCTGTGTTCGCTGCGGTGAGTGATGACGAATTGGCTACTGTGTTTTCGGCGCTTTCAGCAGGTGCTACTCGTGAAGGTGGATTGGCTAGTCGTTTCCCTCTAGTTCCACCGATTGGTGATAGCTACCTGTTTGATAAGTCACCAGAGTTGCAAGAGCGCTGGATGAACAAATTGCGCAAGCCTTCTGATGAAATCCGCGAGATGCATCAGCGCCGCTTGGAGTTTATCCGTGAGCATGGGTATTTGCCGGCTTTTCTTCCTGAAGAAGGATCACGTGCATATGAGCAAATGATTCAGGCGACGAGGGAATATAAGAAAGCAGCACTTACTCCGCAAGAAGAGCGCAGTATTCGAGAGACGATTGGTTCTACGCCAGTAGATTATGAACCTCGCGAAATTATTGACGCTGAGACTTATGATGTGGGCTCTATCGTGTTTCCAGTGCGTGACCCTTCCGGGGAGTACACCATGACACTTCGTTTGGCTCAGCTTCCGATGTCAGTTGGTGGGGCAACAATTATGGATTGGGTTGAGCGCACTCGCATGGTTATTGCCGAAATTGAGCGTTCTGAAGTCTTAGCGGAATAG